A stretch of Castanea sativa cultivar Marrone di Chiusa Pesio chromosome 2, ASM4071231v1 DNA encodes these proteins:
- the LOC142624557 gene encoding protein BZR1 homolog 1-like: MAGGGSSGRLPTWKERENNKRRERRRRAIAAKIYSGLRAQGNYKLPKHCDNNEVLKALCIEAGWVVEEDGTTYRKGCKPPPAEMAGTSTNISTCSSVQLSPQSSNFPSPVPSYHASPSSSSFPSPTRFDANPSSYLLPFLRNIASIPTNLPPLRISNSAPVTPPLSSPTSRGSKRKPDWESLSNGSLNSFRHPLFAASAPSSPTRRHHATPATIPECDESDASTVDSGRWVSFQTVPPQAAPPSPTFNLMKPVAQQSCLQDGVDVHEGLDWGTAAERGRGTEFEFESGRVKAWEGERIHEVGMEDLELTLGSGKTRGEASG, encoded by the exons atggctGGCGGGGGCTCATCGGGGAGGTTGCCGACGTGGAAGGAAAGAGAGAACAACAAGAGAAGGGAGCGAAGAAGAAGAGCAATCGCAGCTAAGATATACTCTGGTCTTAGAGCTCAGGGGAACTATAAGCTACCTAAACACTGTGACAACAACGAGGTCTTGAAGGCTCTCTGTATCGAAGCTGGTTGGGTCGTCGAAGAAGATGGCACCACCTATCGCAAG GGATGCAAGCCACCCCCAGCTGAGATGGCAGGGACTTCAACAAACATCAGTACATGTTCCTCTGTTCAATTAAGCCCACAATCCTCAAATTTTCCAAGTCCTGTACCATCCTATCATGCCAGCCCATCATCGTCCTCATTCCCAAGCCCTACTCGATTTGATGCAAATCCCTCCTCTTACCTCCTCCCATTCCTACGCAATATTGCTTCCATACCTACAAATCTTCCTCCTCTTAGAATATCCAACAGTGCCCCTGTAACGCCACCCCTTTCTTCGCCAACCTCGAGAGGTTCAAAACGAAAACCAGACTGGGAGTCCCTTTCCAATGGTTCCCTAAACTCCTTTCGCCACCCCCTATTTGCAGCCTCTGCCCCGTCAAGCCCTACACGACGCCACCATGCTACACCTGCCACAATACCAGAATGTGATGAATCTGATGCTTCCACAGTGGACTCTGGTCGTTGGGTCAGTTTCCAGACGGTTCCACCCCAAGCGGCTCCTCCTTCACCTACATTTAATCTAATGAAACCAGTGGCCCAACAGAGCTGTCTCCAAGATGGGGTTGATGTGCATGAAGGCTTAGACTGGGGAACTGCagcagagagagggagaggcaCTGAGTTTGAGTTCGAGAGTGGCAGAGTAAAGGCATGGGAGGGTGAGAGAATTCATGAGGTAGGGATGGAGGATCTGGAGCTTACACTGGGGAGTGGGAAGACCCGTGGTGAAGCATCAGGTTGA